One Pangasianodon hypophthalmus isolate fPanHyp1 chromosome 7, fPanHyp1.pri, whole genome shotgun sequence genomic window, aaaacacacttacaGTATAGTCACACATCTGATAAAAGTAAAAGCAGTATCTGATAATCAATGAGgactgaaataaatacatttatgttcCTTTGTTGCAGATTTTATTAAGACACTTTTCTGTCAAGTGATAATTATGATAAtggctttaaatatttaaaaaaatggagtaGTTTCAGGATTACGTTTTATCTCACAAACTGATTCGtgattagaaaaatattttatcatttgtatatttttcagatttttttttgcgtaGACCTGCTTAATGCaatttacaaatatatgtattaaactaaaacatataaaaaacatctaaaatgtgtttgtttcacAAGTAgaataataaatcaaacatgaagaaattaaaataaaactaagaaAACAATGCCTGTGTTTCATCCTTCCTTAGTTTACTCTAAATAGagcaaacatatatatataaaaaaaacacatttagatATTATTGTAAATGTGCACATATAGagtaattatttcttttatttagatataattatttatagaaTTATTTGCGTGTTTCAAGCATGTCagtttgtgttattttagttGTATTTTTAGGGTTGCTAGCATatagtattatttaaaaaagaagaattattatgcaatttttttttttttaatgtgagtagaaaatttgcatttttaataagtgttttattccttttaaaccacagcaatttgccaacaattacaatttagattttttacAGAATGACATTGTTCTTTTAATCCATTTCCATTTAATTTAacgtcttgaagactttccccatGTCGGAAAACTCCATTTTCATGAACATCATCAGAATGAACTAAAGCTGAGTAACTGAATGTGTAAATTACATTACATCTAACAGGTTACAAAATAAGTGAACatgctgttgtgtgtttaaaacaGAGCTTTAGAAGAGAGGAGTTACAATATTACACATCTATAAAGTCTGGAGATGTTTCTAATTTAGCATTgtgtctgaaaaagaaaaagaaaaaaacagtgtggcctgagacaaataaaaatagccACACATCCTGTGGAAAGTTTGAGAGGTGAGAAACTGATGGTGTTTCTGAGAAAAGCGACTCGGCGGTCAGAGCGGCCTGCAGAGATGAAACACtcagagctgcagtgtgtgaagaggcaaagagacaaacagagctACAAAACCACCAAAAACACCTCAAcaacaccttacacacacacacacacacacacacacacacacacacatatatatatatatatatatatatatatatatatatatatatatatatatacacacacacacacatatatatatacacacatatatatttgacacatgtatatatatatatatatgtagtttttttttttttaatattcaagtgaatacacctacacacacatttgaatgCATCCTCTACATAAAAAAGatatatcagccataacattaaaatcactgacacgTGCAGTGAATAATTATCACTGATATTGATTATTATATGTCAAGGGGTTGGatcagcaagtgaacagtcagttctcaaagttgatgtgttggaagcaggaaaaatgggcaagcgtaaggatctgagtgactgatcggcgtgtgtgtgtgtatatatagatatatatatctatatataggACGAttctatataattttaaaaaagtcctATGTTATTTTGTTGTGACATATGGTAAATGACGATGGTCATGGTCATGACTGGATACAACTAAAATCCAGAAAATGTTTGAACCACACTTGTATCTTATGACAAATCATTTAATATGTCAGTCTATACCGTTCTTAGTCCTCAGTATCATAGTGTagcattgttgtgtgtgtgtgtgtgtgtgtgtgtgtgtgtgtgtggtgggatatcagatagagagagagagagagagagagagagagagagagagaatgtgattggttagtgtTAAACAGTGGTGAAGGAGGAGCCACATAAGGGCCTGAATAAAACTCCACCCATATTGACAAAGACATAACAGGCATCTTGATCATGATCATAATTCAGAAAAAACATTGATTATTCAAGAcattctttatttccttttcttttatttttatttattgattttttattgattttcagTGTTGTCTCAGACTTCTCGACCCCTCTCTATGTAAtgacagtaagaaaaaaaaaaagaagaaccttTAGACTAACAAAATGAAGCTGGTGTTTACAAAAAATTCTTATGACAGTCTAATTATTAGAGCAAGTGAAGGCATAAATGTTATTTGTTATGTGGCTacataaatgaaacaaacatgacaaaagaagaacgtattgaaatcattctcatggctggatcatgAAGCTGTCGCatggttgcgatggactttaacaggaaacattgTATTGGTATAAAATGGTattgcggaccaaccgagaagtggacgtccacaaacatccactgatgaaggcacaaccaaCTTAGTGGTGGTAAACATAGTCCcccatgtatggagacttttgggacaccctgtattatcCATGTTAGCTCGGTTCCTTTGACaccattaaacacattttacattttgatcaATATGCAGATGAAATTCTAGCAAGAAAATGAATAATGCCAGGCTTTGTAACCCTCTTTCCTTATTATCACATCCAATCCACTGGAGCCACCATGAATCCACAATCCGAATCCAATCCAGACAttatgtctctctcactcacctgcTTAATAAACTCATCTGTTTCCTGTTAACCCTCATTTACTCCTGTGTGTTTATACCAGTTCTTTTCAAGGCTCTCATTCcagtgtgtgtgcctgtgcaatgaattctgtttctttctgatgGTTTTCCACTGCTCTTCATTTTGATTTCCATAAAGTGCTCTGCTTGCAGCAATTAGTATAACACATTTAGTATATTTTGGGTTACATTGCTTCTACAAgccattttagcatttttatagtCCTGATACAAGTCTTAAAGTGACTTAAATCTATTTTGAACTACTGGAGGACTGAAAACTAATGGTTTATTCTTCCTTATTAGGTTTACTCCTAACCTAATataacagttttgtttttatagagAATTTCACAAGACAGCACAACTTTGTCTCACAGCAGCTTTTCAGAAGTTATCAGTGCCTCAGTGAACAAAACAAGTGCAGTGGTGTGAGGAAAGAATCCATAAGGAAGAAACACTGGGAAGAACTAGGCTTTAGCAAGTAAAGGCCTGGCTTATCTGGGTTAAGTGAAATCCTGGGTTATCAGATAGTCCAAGTATTCTAGGTAATATGAAGTTTATAGTTAGTGATAAAAGTGTTAATGCATTAGTTATGACTGGAATATTTATACTGTTGGTGTAGGAGAGATGTTGGTCAGCAATCAGAAGGAAGAGTGAGCTTGTAATGGTTTATAGTCTCTGGGACAGGAGCAGAAGTGGAAGCTTGTAGGCCTCAGGATGACCTTAATGTCATAAATATATGAAAGTATATGagtaatatgaaataatatcaGCTTTTGGAAAATGTCTGAGGAGAAAtgattagtaaaataaaataaagttcaaCCACTTTGTAGTTGCTGAAGTTGGGACTAAATTACTGATCCAAAGCTCTGTGGAGAGGCCTTGAGCTATGAATACTCTTAAAATTCCTGGCCTAGatcaatcaaataaatcaatcaaatgaaataaaaagattgTTCTGCAGTATTTCTTTTGGGAGACAGAGCCCCAACTCATTTTATTCCTCAAGATAATGATACGATTGGTTTGACAAGAATAAGAGTGCATAATGAGCTTATTAGTCATTAGATGGATAAACTGTACTAATGCAGTGTAACATATAAATAAACCATAGCAATACAGGAACTAATAAAGGTGTAGCAGTACAGGAACTAATAAAGGTGTAGCAGTACAGGAACTAATAAAGGTGTAGCAGTACAGGAACTAATAAAAAGTAACCTAGTGTGATGTGGTAGAGAAGATTTCATCACTGCAAGACACAAGtgtgaaacacacacccacactaacacagacagagacacaaattaactcacacccacacactcacacacagacacagctggagtgtgtgttagtactttacactgccacacacacactggacacaAAGCAGTCAAACTGCACATGCTACCAGTCACAAGTGGTTAAGCAATTCAttcttaattattattcaaaaatataatatttcttttaGATATATTATAAAATGCAACATGCAATCCATAGACTTACAGATCATGAAGGAtataagttattttttttttgttttttttttttcccaacactAAAATTCATTTAGCCCTAATCTGGTAACAGTTATTGGTAGACCAAATATTGGTAACAGTTGCAAaaacataattaatttttatgtttCCAGTCCTATTTCAAGAAACTGCCAGGGGCATAAACAatcaagcaagcaagcaaacaaataggtaaatagataaatgaataaatgaatggataaataaatgaataaataaatagcttatTTAATCACTCAATCAATTAAATTGTGAAAAGTTTCTAGTGCTATTCCATGAAACTGCCAGGAACAGAACTAAGGGCCACAGTCAGTTAGCTCAGTCTGTGATGTCAGAGTTTCCCATCATAAATCTTTGGCACAAAGTGAGACCTGCTCAGTTTGACCGTCTGACAGTGTAGCAAGAGGACACATGCCATACACAGACCTCAGACTGAAGATGATGACACTGATGTGGATTACAGTGatgctttttaataaaattggtAAGTGTCCATGGTTATGTACGTTCCTGATCATAAACAGGATAGGGATTATTTATTGCAATCTATGGCTTGACATGTcaggttttacattttattgtgaagtgttttattattacatcagTGCCAATCTCTGTGAATTATTGTTAGAACGACGTGTTGGTACATTTGTTAACGATTCATTCTTTAACTCTTGATATTAGATTCTGCACAGACAAATGATATCAGTCAGCCGAACCCAATGATCTCTGCTGATGTTGGTGATAATGTGACTCTGCACTGCTTTAGGCTGGGAGAAGATAACTCTGGTTCCATCGTTTGGTACAAGCAAAAATTCGGACACGAGCCTTGTGTAATGGTCTCAGTTCAACATCAACCCAGTTATGAAAATGAGTTCAAGCCACCAAAATTCAGCAtcgaagaagaaaaaaggaactaccatttaaaaatttcaaatgtGGAACCATCAGATGAAGCCATGTATTACTGTGGATATAGAAAATTTTTAACGAGGTTTGGAAATGGAACATTTTTATCAGTCAAAGGTAAGAATTGTAAATGTGCACAGCTAcagtttaattcattttaataatggGTATTGTTATTTTTACCCTTTTATTAAACACGATATTTACTAACTGAATCGTTCCATATACATGTGTCATGGTTGCGCCGAATATGGCTCAGGACTACAATTCCCATCAGCTACTGCATTTCACCTGATCACAAcactcatgtcacatgactgtttgcaCCTGATTCACATTTTGGTTTAATGAGCACAAgtatttatacatttgtatAGCACTCTTTGTCTAGTGTCTGTTGTGAGTGAAATTGTTATTGTATATGTTGTTGTAGCCATGCCATGCTCATGTGTATTTCATGCTTCTctagtttgtgtttatgtagTCCTAGTCTTTGTTCACGTGTGATTTACTTTAAATATAATACTCCgcacttgcatccatctccAACCAATCCATGACGACATGAATTTATGTTTATAAACggcatacatacagtatttgagCACATGTATCTAATAAAgtcacactttaaaaaattaaatgaatttaattcttagaagttttttctttttttaatatacattataaactGTGGAGTGTCGGTGAGATTTGGTGTCTAACGTGCATAAAAGTATAATGTATAACTGAAATAATCTGCTATGTAAGACTGCATGTACtttaaaaattaacaaactAAGTACTTACACTGTCTGTATTACACTGAACAGGTGATGGCGATATAAAAGTGTCAGTATTACAGAGCAGCGTGTTGAACTCGGTTCCTGCAGGAGCGTCAGTGACTCTGCAGTGCTCGGTTCTCtctgagagcagagcagcaCATCTCCAAGTGCTCTGGTTCAGAGCTGCTCCATCACAATCCCATCCAcaaatcatttacactcatcacaacagcagccatcagtgtgagagcagctcttctacacacacctgtgtgtacagCTTCTCCAAGAACATCCTCAGCCTCAGTGATACTGGCACTTACTACTGCGCTGTGGCCGTGTGTGGGAAGATCATTTTTGGGAACGGGACAAGAATAAAACTGGGTAAGAACACGTTCATTTGCTCAAAGTATGCACAttagattttaatatttgaaattgtttaaattattttttaatgtagataTGCTGATTGCTAACATGACCTTCGTTATGATCACAGGGctatatagttattattttattcaattttgtGATATACTGCATAAAGTACATGTTCATCATTatgattttttgtgtgtgtgctacagaaGAATCTGTGGATCCTGTAGTGATCTTTCTCGCTGTAGCTTTGGGACTGTGTCTGGTTGTGATCTGTGCTCATGTTGTAAGCTGTAAAGGGAGAAGCTGTGAATATTGCAGTGGTGAGTCTTCATTACATTGTATAGatgcataatatataatacGAGCAattcttaaatgaaaaaaaccTGGAAAAAAACTTCACTTgatgaaattttgacattttctactatttctagttctgaaaactaatccactttcctgaactgaaccatatttctcttttgcatgtatctcaattGCAAGTAAAgttcaaacatttttaattctcTTTAGTGGCACAAAGATTTCTAAAACCAATTCCaatccaattccactgaaatacacactttctgtctaaaaaaagcaacatatcgatttaaaaacatttttttcatctttacagGGAGATCTCAAGATTCCATGGTAAAGAAAATACCAAATCAGGTAACTAATGTTGAGactacatattattattattattattattatgattattatgattattattattattattatgcttttgGTTTCACAATAACAAAAGTCTTATTTGAGTTGGATTTATTTTACTTGGGTATTGGAATTTAAGTGAGTACCAACAAGCTCCCTGAAAATGTCTGTAGTTTTATCGTTCTGTTGAACACGGAGCTCAGTCAGTAATAGTAGTCCTGTTAGAATTAGACCTAAATCTCCTAATAGATTCAGATGGAAACTGTGTCTTGACTTTATCCTGTCCGTATAACATTACTGTAAAAACTAATCTCTAGCTCAAATAAGTCTAAATGTTGCAATGTGCTAATATTCCCATCATTTACCTACACCACATATAATTTGAAATTAATCTTTCATATCCATTCCCACAGTGCCGTGATGCTGTAGAGCTGAATTTTGCTGCCTCACACGTCtataaaaaaagaggaaagagagaacgAGCTCATGATAATGTTTATACTGAAGTGATGTACTCTCCTCTTTCTTAGATAATAGATGTCATTGATTTTCTCATGTTTATTACTCTCATGTTCATAACGTTCAGCCTGATAGGAAATCATTAacaggtgaatgaatgaatgaatgaatgaatgaataaataaataaataaatgtatttgagGTTGAGTTCTCCCAACTGTtatgagagtttttttttttcttttttttctgtggttttaaaaactgtgatttttttctgtcacagtTACAGAGTACCAGGTGAAAAAACGCCACTgcctgtatgtgtatttgttttagtgttttttgtttttgtttttttttgcattggattagaacacattatctgttctgTCTGAATGATATTTTCATACTTGCGTTGTGTCAACGCCGTCGGACTACAAGCATGGCTGCCACTGACTATAATTCCCAACATGCATTCATTGTCCCACTCAAGCTTACCTGATTACTGATCTAGCACACCTggactctctctcacacacactatattagaACATACAAAACACTCACTCAACATGAAGTATCGCTCAGTGTTGGCCCTTTCACCTGACATACCAAGCCTTGAGTTCCCATGCAAGTTTATCTGCTAAATGATCCTGTTTTTCTATGCTGGTTTTTCAATGACACTCTGTTTACAGCGCCTGACCTTCTGCCAGTTTCTGACCATGATATTGTTCATGATTTGCAACTGTTACCTGctagttttaaaataaagcacttcCTGCAACTACAGCTCTCTTCGCTATCTAACAGTTCGGTTGATTGAATGATCGATTCATTCATAAATCACTTGCAGGATCATTTGCACAAGAAATatggtgttcatgaaaatacatttagtttgtacaaaaaaaaaaaaaaaaaaaaaacatctgtatcTTACATTttgctcctgagtttgtgtaaatttacatactgtatatagagaaTCACAAAAGTGGACCTATATTGAGCGATTTCAAAAGGTATTGGCAAGGAGTTACtttgattttatatatggattatgcTGTCATGCTACACCAAGTGGCTACAtcactgtctctttaaacagtctgaaaGATTTCAGAAAGATTGAATGACTTTTTAaaggcttctgattggccaattgtcataattaAGAGTTGGTTGGGAGTGCTCCTGTGGCTGTAATTAAGGGCCTATCTTTAGAGCTAGTAactttttgcccttgataccatgggaaacGCCAAGCAATGCATCTACAacgtcaggaaaaaaaatatgggcCTCCACATGTCTggttcctccttaggagcaaACCCAACAACTCAAGGCATCACGAGCGTCTGTAgaaacaattgtatgcaaatataaaaatcactgCATCATTCCTGCATCATTCAGAAAGGAGGCACAAATTAGCTCCCAGGAATCCAATGAACTTTCATCCAAAAGGTCCAACTGAACCCTGAGACAACAATgaaggaactggtgaaggagttggaggcatcaggtaccaaagtaaGTACATCCACCATGAAGAGGGTCCTacatcaccatggcctgaaaggctgtcaTGCAAAGCAGAAGCCCCTACTTTAAGACCAGCATAAAAAAATAGACTGAAGTTTTCAAGTGATCACCAGCTTCTGGAGGACTGTtctatggttaaaaaaaaaaaaaaaataaaaaattgaactgtttggctATAATGATCAGCACTATGtatgggaggaaaaaagagtGGGGCTTTTAATCCCAGGAACACCACCCTGACTGTGAAGCATGTgagtggcagcatcatgttgtagggatgttttgctggaaaaaggACCGATGCACTTGAGATAAACTTCAGGACAACAGTGATGAAGAAATAAGACGGTGTATGAaagtaattaaacatttatataagtATGACATCTGTTGCACattgtttctgtctttcctttATGCAACATTTGCACAGTAAATAagagtatttaaataaaaatgataaaaaaa contains:
- the LOC113547171 gene encoding uncharacterized protein LOC113547171, whose amino-acid sequence is MTLMWITVMLFNKIDSAQTNDISQPNPMISADVGDNVTLHCFRLGEDNSGSIVWYKQKFGHEPCVMVSVQHQPSYENEFKPPKFSIEEEKRNYHLKISNVEPSDEAMYYCGYRKFLTRFGNGTFLSVKGDGDIKVSVLQSSVLNSVPAGASVTLQCSVLSESRAAHLQVLWFRAAPSQSHPQIIYTHHNSSHQCESSSSTHTCVYSFSKNILSLSDTGTYYCAVAVCGKIIFGNGTRIKLEESVDPVVIFLAVALGLCLVVICAHVVSCKGRSCEYCSGRSQDSMVKKIPNQCRDAVELNFAASHVYKKRGKRERAHDNVYTEVMYSPLS